CTCGTACATCAACCGGTCCGAGGACGAGGACCCGCTTGTCGTGAAACGCTGGGACCACGAGCCGGACCGCTGGGTGGAGATCCTCGCCGAGCACGGCTTCACCGCGGCAACCGCACGCATCCTGCCGGCACCGCCCGGCCACCGGAAGATCGGCACCCTGCTGGTCCGCGCCCACGGGTAGGCCGACGTGCCCGGTCAGCGCGGCCGGCGTGAATCCAGAGCAAGCGCCTTGAGCGTTCCTCTGGTCGTGGCGATCACCTCTCCGGCGCCCAGGTCTCGAAGGGCGCTGATCCTCTGCGCGTGGGGCGCCCTCTCCACGACCTGTCCGTCCGGTCGCAGGCGGAAGAGCGCGCCCTCACTGGCCACGACAAATCCGCCACCGGCTCGCACCACACCGCTCGCCAGCGGCTGCCCGACATCCACCCGCCACAGCGCCGATCCGGCATCGGGGTCCACGGCCGAGTAGCCGGCGCGCAGCTCCCGCAACCACACAGACCCACCGACGAACTCCGCAGCCTGGCCAACCAAATCGACGTCGTGCCGGACGAGCTCATCAACGGCGCCGGACGACAGGTCAAGAGCTATCAGGGACCGAGGACCGCAACGCGCGAGACAGCGATCAGGGCTGACGGGGGTGAACACCGGGCGAAGCTCGTCGCCGATCAACGGCTCGGGCAACTGCCACCGAGCCATCTCGCCGCCGTCGCGTGGATCCATCAGCCATGCATCAGAACCATGGCCCAGCAGCACACCACCACCCCATGTCAGTGGCAGCGCCGCCCGCACAGACGCCGGCGTCTGCCACAGAGGCCGCCCGTCCCAGAGATCGAACGCGGCCAGGGGCGTATAGCCTCGCCAGCCGCCTACGAGAACGGTGTCGCCGACAGCGACAACATGCCCGGAGAAGCGGGGTAGGTCGATATGCCACAACTCTGCCCCCGTCCTGAGGTCGAGACAGACCAGCTGGTCGGGAGACTGCGGCAGGACCAGGCAACGGCCGTCGGCCACCACGAGGTCGCGCGGCCATGTACCCATGGGGACATCCCAGCGAACGGATCCGTCTTCGCGGTCGAGGCACACAAGGCGGGTGCGACGCTCGTGCACAACAACGCATTCCTCCGTCGCGAGGAACAACGAAGAAGAACCCCTTTGATGGAGCACTCGCTCCCACCGTGTCTCCCTGATCATTCGCCGAGTTGACCAGCCGGGCCTCTATCACCGCAAACCCATTGCTCGCCCTGGTTACAGGCGACGAGCCCATGCGCCCGAAGCGGGAGTCCACGTCGCTCTGCGGAGCCAATTTGCCGCCCGCATCACCCCACAGGCCGCCCCGGCGCTCCGCCTGGCGCCGTTTCCGCCCACACCGTCTTTCCCGGCCCCACCCGGTCTTTCACCCCCCAGCGGGCGGCGATCGCCTCGACGATGAGGAGGCCCCGGCCTCCGTCTGCCTCCGCGTCGGGTTGCGACACGGAGGCGGTGTCCGGGCGGGCCTCGTGGGTGTCGGAGATCTCGACGCGTACGACACCGGTCGTGTACGCGTACGAGAGCCGCAGCTCGAAGTCGCGGCCCGGTACCCGTCCGTGCAGGACCGAATTCGCCGCGAGTTCCGCGACGAGGAGGGCCACGGTGTCGGAGAGCGGAGTGCTGTAGGGAATCCCCCAGACGTCGAGCTTCCATACGGCAAGGCGCCGAGCGAGGGTCGCGCCCAGGCGGGTGGCTGAGCACCTCTGAACGAACACACTTACGGTTACGGGAGGTTGGGCTTGCAGTGCTGTCATGCGCCAAGCGTTCCGCCTCGACCCTTGCTTCCATCAGGAACGCCGCCCATACAGAACCGCCTGTATGGGTTGACGCTCTGGACGGGGCGGGTAACCGTCCGTGATCATTGTCGAGTTGATCGATGCGCGGAGGACGGGGCGACGATGACGGCGAACCACGAGAGCACTACGGCGGGCAGCGAACCCGAGCTGTCCGACGGACTCAAGACTTTCGGTGCAGTCATAAAGGCCCTGCGCGAGGCCGCCGGCCTCACCCAGGAAGAGTTCGCGCCCCGCGTCCAGTACTCGCCCGCCTACATCGCCAAGATCGAGCAGGGCAAGAGATTCCCGCCCGAGAACCTCCCGGAGCGCGCATCCGAGGCCTTGGGGGCGGTAGCGGGCAAGGTCCTCGCCGCTGCCGCGCGAAGTCTGCGAAGGAGGGCCGGTCTGGCCTCCTGGTTCCAGCAGTGGGCGGGGATCGAAGAGGAAGCGATCACGCTGTACGCGTACGAGTGCCGCGGGGTCCCGGGGCTGCTCCAGACCGAGGGGTACATCCGGGCCGTCTTCGACCGGCGGCTCCCACCACTCGCGGAGGATCAGTTCGAACAGCAGGTGGCCGCGCGCCTGGCGCGACAGGACCTTCTACCCGAACGCCCCAACAGCTCATTCTCTTTCCTCATCGAACAAGCAGTCATTGAACGCCAGTTAGGGGGTACTCAAGTCACGTCCACGCTCATCGACAACCTGTTGACGCAGGGCGGACGCCGCAACGTCGAGGTACTCGTCATGCCGCTCAGGCAGCCGGATCACTCCGGCATCGACGGGCAGATGTACCTCGCCGAGACTCCCTCGAACAGTTGGTTCGGCTACGTCGAAGGCCATGACAGCAGCACACTCCTCACTGACCCGAAAGTGGTCAGTGCCATGCTCCAGCGCTATGGCAAGATGCGCTCACAGGCGCTGAGTCACGAGGCCTCGGCGGGCCTGCTGAAGCAGATGCTAGGAGCGCTATGAGTACCGAACTGGCCTGGTTCAAGAGCAGTTACAGCGGCAGCGGCGGCGACAACTGCATCGAGGTCGCCCTGCGCCCCCACGCCGTACACGTCCGCGACTCCAAGGACACCGCCCGCCACCCGTTCACCGTCTCCGCCACCGCCTGGACGGACTTCACCGCGTACGCCTCCGCCACCGCCCGTACCGCCTGACCCGCCCCCTCAGTCCTGCAGCAGGTTCCCCCACCGCGACAGCAGGAACTTATTGAACGCCGCCGACTGAGGGCCCGCGCAGCCAGGCCACGCCGATCTCACCGGCCCGCATGAGGCTGCGCCGTTCGTCCACCGAGGCGGCGAACACCACATCGCTTCGCTCGCCAACCATGCCGATATCCTCTTCTGTATCACTACAGCCTGATTCCCAAGTTGGGGCTTTTCGCCGTTATGTCGGACTCCGTGAAAGTGGCAGAATCACGCACCCCTGGCCCGTATAACCGCAGGTCGCGCAGTCTGCTCCCCGCACGCGCGGGGATGGTCCCTTCTCGCCCACACCGGACGCCCGGTCAGCAACCTGCTCCCCGCACGCGCGGGGATGGTCCCGGAACCTTGTCGGGCCCGAGGACTTCGCGCATCTGCTCCCCGCACGCGCGGGGATGGTCCCGGGGGTCCAAACGGGCAGGGCCTGAACGGGGGCTGCTCCCCGCACGCGCGGGGATGGTCCCGGCCAGTGGAGCACCCACCCCGCGCCCGATTCCTGCTCCCCGCAC
This genomic interval from Streptomyces sp. NBC_00464 contains the following:
- a CDS encoding helix-turn-helix domain-containing protein, with translation MTANHESTTAGSEPELSDGLKTFGAVIKALREAAGLTQEEFAPRVQYSPAYIAKIEQGKRFPPENLPERASEALGAVAGKVLAAAARSLRRRAGLASWFQQWAGIEEEAITLYAYECRGVPGLLQTEGYIRAVFDRRLPPLAEDQFEQQVAARLARQDLLPERPNSSFSFLIEQAVIERQLGGTQVTSTLIDNLLTQGGRRNVEVLVMPLRQPDHSGIDGQMYLAETPSNSWFGYVEGHDSSTLLTDPKVVSAMLQRYGKMRSQALSHEASAGLLKQMLGAL
- a CDS encoding DUF397 domain-containing protein, giving the protein MSTELAWFKSSYSGSGGDNCIEVALRPHAVHVRDSKDTARHPFTVSATAWTDFTAYASATARTA
- a CDS encoding outer membrane protein assembly factor BamB family protein, whose product is MFLATEECVVVHERRTRLVCLDREDGSVRWDVPMGTWPRDLVVADGRCLVLPQSPDQLVCLDLRTGAELWHIDLPRFSGHVVAVGDTVLVGGWRGYTPLAAFDLWDGRPLWQTPASVRAALPLTWGGGVLLGHGSDAWLMDPRDGGEMARWQLPEPLIGDELRPVFTPVSPDRCLARCGPRSLIALDLSSGAVDELVRHDVDLVGQAAEFVGGSVWLRELRAGYSAVDPDAGSALWRVDVGQPLASGVVRAGGGFVVASEGALFRLRPDGQVVERAPHAQRISALRDLGAGEVIATTRGTLKALALDSRRPR
- a CDS encoding ATP-binding protein, with amino-acid sequence MTALQAQPPVTVSVFVQRCSATRLGATLARRLAVWKLDVWGIPYSTPLSDTVALLVAELAANSVLHGRVPGRDFELRLSYAYTTGVVRVEISDTHEARPDTASVSQPDAEADGGRGLLIVEAIAARWGVKDRVGPGKTVWAETAPGGAPGRPVG